From a single Loxodonta africana isolate mLoxAfr1 chromosome 9, mLoxAfr1.hap2, whole genome shotgun sequence genomic region:
- the ENTPD2 gene encoding ectonucleoside triphosphate diphosphohydrolase 2 — MAGKVLSLLPLLLLAVAGLVGLLLLSFRTRDVPEPPGLKYGIVLDAGSSHTSLFVYKWPADKENDTGIVGQHSSCDVRGGGISSYADNPSGAGQSLVECLDQALRDVPKNRHAGTPLYLGATAGMRLLHLTNPEASASILVAVTQTLSRYPFDFRGAHILSGQDEGVFGWVTVNYLLENFIKYGWVGRWFPPKKGTMGAMDLGGASTQITFETASPAEDPASEVQLCLYGQRYRVYTHSFLCYGRDQVLQRLLASVIQTQGFHPCWPRGYVAKVLLQDVYGSPCTAAQRPQTNSNASISVSGSGDPALCQNLVMGLFNSSSCHFSRCSFDNTFQPPVAGNFIAFSAFFYTVNFLRIVTGLPVASLQQLEAATVTICSQTWNELQTRAPGEGSRLADYCAGAMFVWQLMSRGYGFDERAFGRVTFQQKAGDTAIGWALGYMLNLTNMIPADPPGLRKGSEFGSWVVLLLLFAALLLAALVLLLRQVRSVK, encoded by the exons TACGGCATTGTCCTGGATGCTGGCTCCTCGCACACGTCCCTGTTTGTCTACAAGTGGCCAGCAGACAAGGAGAACGACACTGGTATCGTGGGCCAGCACAGCTCCTGCGACGTGCGGG GTGGGGGCATCTCCAGCTATGCAGACAACCCCTCTGGGGCTGGCCAGAGTCTTGTTGAATGCCTGGACCAGGCGCTTCGGGATGTGCCTAAGAACAGACACGCTGGCACACCCCTCTACCTGGGAGCCACCGCAGGCATGCGGCTGCTCCA CCTGACCAATCCTGAGGCCTCAGCCAGTATCCTTGTGGCCGTGACACAGACGCTGAGTCGTTATCCTTTTGACTTCCGGGGTGCCCACATCCTCTCAGGCCAGGATGAGGGGGTGTTCGGCTGGGTGACTGTCAACTACCTGCTTGAGAACTTCATCAAG TACGGCTGGGTGGGCCGGTGGTTCCCACCAAAGAAGGGGACGATGGGGGCCATGGACCTGGGGGGTGCCTCCACACAGATCACCTTCGAGACAGCCAGTCCAGCTGAAGATCCAGCCAGTGAGGTCCAGCTGTGCCTCTATGGCCAGCGCTACCGTGTCTACACCCATAGCTTTCTCTGTTATGGCCGTGACCAGGTCCTCCAGAGGCTGCTGGCCAGTGTTATCCAG ACCCAAGGCTTTCACCCCTGCTGGCCGAGGGGCTATGTTGCCAAGGTGCTCCTTCAGGATGTGTATGGGTCCCCGTGCACAGCAGCCCAGAGGCCCCAGACCAACAGCAATGCCAGCATCAGCGTGTCCGGCAGCGGTGACCCTGCCCTCTGCCAAAACCTCGTGATGGGCCTCTTCAATTCCTCTTCCTGCCACTTTTCCCGCTGCTCCTTTGACAACACCTTCCAGCCTCCTGTAGCGGGGAACTTTATC GccttctctgctttcttctaCACTGTGAACTTCCTGAGGATTGTGACAGGGCTGCCCGTGGCAAGCCTGCAGCAGCTGGAGGCAGCCACAGTGACCATCTGCAGCCAGACCTGGAATGAG CTGCAGACCCGGGCGCCAGGGGAGGGGTCCCGCCTGGCCGACTACTGCGCAGGGGCCATGTTCGTGTGGCAGCTGATGAGCCGCGGCTATGGCTTTGACGAGCGCGCCTTCGGTCGAGTGACCTTCCAGCAGAAG GCCGGGGACACGGCGATCGGCTGGGCGCTCGGCTACATGCTCAATTTGACCAACATGATCCCCGCCGACCCGCCAGGGCTGCGCAAGGGCTCGGAGTTCGGCTCCTGGGTCGTCCTTCTCCTGCTCTTCGCAGCCTTGCTCCTGGCTGCGCTTGTCCTTTTGCTGCGCCAGGTGCGCTCTGTCAAGTAG